From the genome of Tsukamurella pulmonis:
CGCCAGGTGCGGCGCGAAGGCGTCGAGCATCTTGGTAGCGCCCGCGGCGGTGGTGGGCAGGCCGCCCGCCACGGCGCCGAGGGCGAGGGCGAGGCCCGCGACCAGGAGGAACCATCCCGGCCAGCGCCGGGGGCGGGGCGGTGCCGCGGTCCGGGGCGGTGCGACGGGACGCAGCCGGGGAACGCCCCCGAACAGCGAGACCGTCGCACCGGCCGGCGCCGCTACTTGCTGTAGGTGCCGGTGAGGTGCCACAGGCCGGTGAAGTTGTTGAACGGCCCACCGACGATCTGGCTGGTCCAGGTGAGGGTGTAGTTGGAGCCGTTGATCGAGCCCGTGACGCGGCTGGTCTTGCCGGGCAGGCCGCCGCCGGGCTTGGGCGCGCCCTGGTTGAAGACCTGACCGTTCCACGCGACGCCGAACGCGGACAGGTCTCCGGACAGGGACGAGCCGTCACGGGTGATGGTGGGGACCGCGGTCGCCGCGCCGGTCTGCGGGTCGGTGGCCTTCGTGGAGGTCACGAAGTCGGAGCCGAAGAAGGTGCGGGCTCCGGTGACCTGGCCCTGGTACGAGCCCGAGGACAGCGAGCCCGAGAGCGGGGTGGTGGTCTTGTCCTCGCTGGGCGAATTGCCGTTCGCCAGGAACGGACCGGACGTCGTGCCGCTGGGGAGGATCATCCGGAAGTACGAGCCGGAGTCGATCGAGAAGGTGCCGGTGAGCGTGTCGGCGTGGGCGGCGGGCGCGGCGACGACGGTGGCGGCCGACGCGGCGACGGCCGCCACGGCGGCGATGGCGGAGCGACGGGAGACGGAGTGGCGCATGGGCGATCTCGCTTTCTTCAGGAGGTGAACGAGCCCGATGGAACGAGAACGCTAGTTGCGGTAGTTCGGTTCGCGAATAGTTCCGATCACCGCGATCCGGGGCACGTGATCCTGCTCGCCTCAGCGGTCGCGCTCGGCCCCGCGCGACGGGCACCCGGATGCGAACACCGCGTTGACTACAGTTGAGTGCGTGAGCACTACCACCATCGCGATCCTCATCGCCGTCGCCGTCATCCTCGTGGTCCTGGTGGCGCTGGCCACGGGCTTCTACCTGAACAAGCGCCGGCGGGTATCGCTGAAGGAGGAGACCCCCGAACCCAAGAGCCTCGACAAGTCGGGCGGGTACAAGGCCGGCGGCGGATTCACTTTCAGCGAGGGAACGCGCGAGGCCGAGCCCGTGGTGCCGAAGGTGCCGCCGGTGACGCCGCCGAAGGAGCAGGTGCCGCCCGCGCCTCCGGTCACGCCGCACGTCTCGCTCAAGGACCTGCAGGAGTCGCGCGAGCAGGAGGCCGCCGAGGCGGCGCAGGCGCAGGCCGATGCGCGCCTCGCCGAGGCCGAGGAGATCGACCCCGGCACCGCGAACGTCGCGCCGTCCGCGCCGACCGAGATCGAGCACATCGAGGACGCGCCCGAGACGCAGGCCGCGCCCGAGACCGCCGCCGCGCCGGAAGCCCCGGTCGCGCCGGAGGCCCCGGTCGCACCGGAAGCTCCTGCCGAGCCCGAGCCCGAGCCCGAGCCCGAGCCCGAGCCCGAGCCCTCGGTCGCCGAGTCCGCGCCGTCGGCACCCGCCGAGGCACCTGCGGAACCCGCGCCGGCCCCCGCGGAGACCGAGGCCGCGACCGCTCCGGCCGAGGCGCCGGCGCCACAGCTCGACGACATCGCCCCGACGGCGGGCCGCCTGGACCGGCTCAAGGGCCGCCTCGCGCGCTCGCAGTCGACGGTCGGCGCGTCGCTGCTCGGCCTGCTCGGCGCGGGCGACCTCGACGAGGAGTCGTGGGAGGAGATCGAGGACACGCTGCTCCTCGCCGACCTCGGCACCCCCACCACGATGGCC
Proteins encoded in this window:
- the ftsY gene encoding signal recognition particle-docking protein FtsY, producing MSTTTIAILIAVAVILVVLVALATGFYLNKRRRVSLKEETPEPKSLDKSGGYKAGGGFTFSEGTREAEPVVPKVPPVTPPKEQVPPAPPVTPHVSLKDLQESREQEAAEAAQAQADARLAEAEEIDPGTANVAPSAPTEIEHIEDAPETQAAPETAAAPEAPVAPEAPVAPEAPAEPEPEPEPEPEPEPSVAESAPSAPAEAPAEPAPAPAETEAATAPAEAPAPQLDDIAPTAGRLDRLKGRLARSQSTVGASLLGLLGAGDLDEESWEEIEDTLLLADLGTPTTMAVVEKLRDRIATQGVSNAAEVRALLRQVLIEELHPEYDRSIKALPHAGAPSVLLVVGVNGTGKTTTTGKLARVLVADGRRVLLGAADTFRAAAADQLQTWGERVGAEVVRGKEGADPAAVAFDAVARGTEEGVDVVLIDTAGRLHTKTGLMDELDKVKRVVEKKAKVDEVLLVLDATIGQNGLAQAKVFAEVVEITGVVLTKLDGTAKGGIVYAVQHELGVPVKLVGLGEGADDLAPFEPAAFVDALLG